The sequence TCTGCACCATGGTGATCCATGGTTTCTAGCATCATGGCTCTGGCACCTGAGCCGCTAAATGGCTTCATTATCGCGGTAGGTAAGGCATCAACAAAACGTGTGTCTCCACCAATCACAGAGACAATGACAGAGATTAGATGCAGCAGATAATCCAATGCTCCAGAGGCCCGTAATAAGGCTATGGCCAGTAACATGGCCAACAGATAAGGAATCAACTTTATCGATTGAGCAAAGCCTTCTTTGGCACCTTCGATAAATTCATCATACACGGCGACTTTGCGCATGCCGGCGACCAAGATAAAGCTAAAGACCAAAATCAATAAGATACCATTACCCATGGCCGTGGATAAAATCCCTATCGCCGAAGTCGTCAAGGTGCCCAAATAGAACACCAAGGCTGTTATAGAGCCAAAAATCAAGGCTCCGTAGCCCATAACGACGGCATTGAGTAAGGATAGGCGCTGAAACAGCGCAACCACAAGCACTCCGGCAATGGTCGAAGCCGAGGTCGCCAGTAAAATGGGCAAAAAGATATCGGCTGGCGCCTCAGCACCTTGTTGGGCACGATATAGAAACACAGTGACAGGCACTAAGGTCACTGATGAGGTATTCAATACCAGAAATAGGATCTGGGCGTTTGTCGCCACGGTTTTATTTGGGTTTAAGGTTTGTAAATCCTGCATCGCCTTCAAGCCTAAAGGCGTTGCAGCATTATCTAATCCGAGCACATTGGCGGTGAGATTCATAGTCACACTACCATAAGCCGGATGACCTCTTGGCACTTCCGGCATCAGCCGAGATAGGAGAGGCTCAAATATCCTAGCGAACACGCTGACAACCCCCGCTTTCTCCCCAACACGCATCAGCCCCATCCACAATGAGAGTACACCGATAAGACCAAGCGCAATTTCAGCCGCCAGCTTGGCGCTGCTAAATAGAGCCGCTACCGATGCCGATAACACTTCAACATTTCCATTGAATAACTGAATACAGATGGCAAACAATGCGGTGGCAAAAAAGAAATACCAAATTCGATTTAACACAAAACTTCCTTAACGAGGCGAAGGTAAAATAATCATCTGGAATGCTCAATTAGCAATCCATGTTTTTAAATTAACAAATCTTGAACTTAACCTGAACTCAAGCCAGTCGGCTCTATGGTATAATCACGCAAATTTTAGCTCGTCACTATGCTTTAAATTAGCATATGGCTTTGTACATGGTTCCAAAATGGCCCTTCTAAATCAAGACTTTATCGATAGCATAACCCAAGATATGCCACCTCACCTCTCTATAGATGACTTCATTCAATACAGTAACCGTCCATTGAGAGCTTCGATCCGCGTCAACACGCTAAAAATATCATCGGCCAATTTTATTGAACTCATGAAGCCTAAAGGTTGGAGACTCGAACCTATTCCATGGTGTACAGATGGCTTCTGGATATCTCTCGACAGTGAAATCCAATTAGGCAACACAGTAGAACACCTTCAAGGTCTATTTTACATTCAGGAAGCCAGTTCAATGTTGCCACCAACGGCGCTATTTTCACAGCTAAATGAAGCAGATAATGCCACAATTCTCGATATGGCTTCGGCACCAGGGTCTAAAACGACACAAATAGCCGCCTTAATGAACAACTCAGGCTTGCTTATCGCTAATGAATATTCTTCTAGCCGGGTAAAAGTTTTACATGCTAACGTTCAGCGTATGGGAGTCAGTAATACTGCCCTCACTCATTTCGATGCTCGGGTTTTTGGTGAATACCTCTATAATACATTCGATGCTATCTTGCTCGACGCCCCCTGCAGCGGCGAAGGCACCATACGAAAAGACCCTTCAGCATTAAAGAATTGGAGCCTAGAATCTAGCCAGTCGATTGTTGCAACACAGAAGGCCCTTATTGAGTCTGCTTTTCTGGCGTTAAAAAACGGCGGAACTCTGGTGTATTCGACCTGTGCACTCAGTCGATTTGAGAACCAAGCCGTTTGTGAACATTTAAGAACTTTGTACCCCGATGCTGTCGAGTTTGAATCCCTCTCTGATTTGTTTATGGATGCAGATAAGGCCTGTACAGAAGAAGGTTTCTTGCATGTCTGGCCTCAAATCTATGACAGTGAAGGCTTCTTCGTCGCAAAAATAAGAAAAACAGCAGACATAGATAGGCAAGTTGCCGAGCCCAAAAAGCAAACAAACTTCCCCTTCACATCGGTATCCACTAAAACAGATACAGAGTTGAGGGCATACTTTAAACATACCTTTGCCATTGAGCTGCCAACCCAAAGCCAGATAATGGTGAGGGAGCAAGAGTATTGGTTGTTTCCTGAAAAAATGCAGAACTTGATCGGCCGAATGCGTTTTCAACGGATAGGAATGAAAATAGCCGACGCCCTTAAGCATGGTCTAAAGGCACAACATCAGGCAATACTGGCATTTGGTGCTGGGGCCAACATGGTTGAGCTATCGCAAGCACAGGCAACCGAATATCTAATGGGACGGGATATTCCTCTCGAAGCTGGACTTAAACCACAAGGTGAAGTGATCGTTAGCTACCACAACAGTCCGTTAGGGCTAGCGAAACATCTTGGTAAACGATTGAAGAACAGCTTACCCAGAGAATTAGTCAGGGACAAGATAGTGGATTCTGATGCAAGTAAAGCCCAATGACACATTTACTTACAAAGGTGTATTAATAATATTGCATATAGCCGCTGCAAGCCGATTCTGTCGACTACACTCATAGCCAGAGAGTTAATTCCTAGTGAGGATCTCAACAGTAGCGCACGGCTCTTTAATTAGAGCCATTCCCCTGGACCCAGAACAATCGGAATAGTTTTGGGTCTTTTTTTGCCTAAAATTCGAGCTTAACGTCCGGCTAACTTAGCCGCATCGGTGAACAAATTAAAAAAGTTCTCTGAGGTGTATTGGGCCAGCTCTTCATAAGACTCCCCTCTCAACTCGGCGATAAACTCGGCAACGTCACGTACGAAGGCGGGTTGATTTTCCTTGCCTCTATGGGGGACTGGAGCCAGATAAGGGGAGTCAGTTTCAACTAATAGCCTATCCTTAGGCACTTTTCTCATCACTGTGCGTAAATCCCCAGCATTCTTAAAGGTTGCAATGCCCGAGACTGAGATATAGAACCCCAGATCTATAGCCGCTTTAGCCATTTCCCAATTTTCAGTGAAACAATGTAACACGCCGCCTACCTTGTCGGCATGGCCATTTCTTAAGAAATTTAGCGTGTCTTCTCTGGCATCTCGGGTATGTATGATTAACGGTTTGTTGACTTGCACAGCGAGTTCGATTTGCTGTTCAAAACATTGCTGCTGCAGTGCTTTAGTTTCATTGGCATAAAAGTAGTCCAGTCCAGTCTCGCCGATTGCGACAACCTTAGGCTCCTTCACAAACTCATTGAGCTCTGTAGTATCTAGCCCCTCTTGCACGTCCAAGGGGTGCACACCGGCAGAGAGGAACACTTGATCAAACTCCGCCATTCTATCCCGCATGGAAATAAAACCTTGTTGACGCACATTCACACACAAGAAGTAATCTACGTCCCTAGCTTTGGCATCACTGATGATCTGTTTGAGTGATTGTTGGTCGGGGGCGGCTTTTAAACGGTCGAGATGACAATGAGAATCGATGAGCACGTGAATTTCCAGCAGAGTTAAGGATTTTAAAAGAAGTAACAGAATACAGAGCTAGGCGACAAGGGTCAAATCTGCCCCCTTCATGGGTCATAGATTAAAAAGGTACAGTTGAAAAAAGCTAAAGGATGAAAGCAGCAGAAATTACATGGTACAGGTCAAATCTCCAGAGGAGAGTTCACGCGCTAAGAGGGTTTCTATATGTTGTTTATGGAGTTCTGCATCGGACAAGATCTTGATGCCAATTCCTGCCGGACGACCACCAGATGCACCAAGAGGATTGATCCAAACCACCACGCCTTGAAACTCATGCTTATTGACCGAACCAGGGAGTTGGTAGGCTATAGTTAACTCTTGCCCTAAATAATGACTTTCACTGGTCGCAATAAATAGACCTGCCGGCTGAATAAACGGCATATATGCACGATAAAGCTGATGTAAGGTATCAAAATTAACAACTAGGTCTATCATAAAACAGCTATCTCGTTAACTTATTATATTCTAAGATAAAACCATTAAAAAGAGCTAAATAATTGACATTCGGCATGACACTTAACTTGTGATAGGTATCCATAACCTTCATTCCAAACTCCGTTATTTTAACTCTTAACAATGCGTCTAAATCTGTCTGTCTTACTAACTTTTGCCTCAAGATTAAGTATAAAACCTTAAGTGCATCAGATGCTTGCTTTTCATTAACACTAATTAAACTAGCACAGAGGTGACCGGAGGACAAACTTTGAGCCCAGTCTTTTCTAAATTGTAGCAGTTGCTTGTATCGTTCGCTTTCTAGCGCTAGAGCCAACTCCAATGGGCCTCCCATCACAGGTAGGCACCAGGTCACGTCAGTTGCAGAATCAGACTCTTTCGATAACCAAACTTTGATCTCCTCCATAGATGGCGTTTCAAAGTGGACTCGCAGACAGCGACTCTTGATCGTCGCCATGAGTCTGGCTGGGGTATCTGACTGCAATAGCAGTAGAGTCTCTTTTCCAGGCTCTTCCAGTGTTTTTAACAACGCATTGGCCGATGCCTGGTTTAGCTTCTCACTATGATAGATCACCGCGACTCTTCGGCCGCCTTGCTGCGATGTCATCGTCAGTTTTTGACACAGCTCTCGTATCTGATCAACCTTAATCTGATTCCCGTCGGCGATGATTCGATAGAGATCCGGATGAGTATTCCCATCCAGTAACTGACAAGCCTTACAAAAACCACAGGCTCCTAGTTCACTCGGACTCTGACACAGAGCAGCTTTCGCCAGTGCAAGCGTTAACTCCTCGCCGCCATAGCCTTTATGTACACCCACCAGGTAGGCATGGCCTAACAATCCGGACGTTATCTGTTGACTAAAATCACTTACCGGAGCCCCAAGCCAGGAGATATTTTGCATTACCAGTCCTGAGTCTGTAACAGAGCAAGGATGTCTTTATGCACCTCGGCCATAGTCTGACCGGCATCGATAACGGCAATAGTGTCATCGTCTTCAGCAAAAGCTAAGAAAGTAGCCCTGGCTCGTTCGAAAAAATTCAGCGCCTGCTTCTCTATTCTATCTAATTCGCCTCGACTGGCTGCACGCTTTAATCCTTGTGCAGGGTCAATATCTAAATAGATGGTTAAATCTGGCTTAAAGTCGCCTAATGTCGCTTTGCTCACAACTTGAACTAAGGACATGAGACCGCGCCCCCCACCTTGGTAGGCCAGTGATGAAAGATTGTGCCTGTCGCCCAGCACCCAAGAACCACTGTTAAGAGCAGGCTTTATCACATTAGCAACCAATTGCGCTCTGGCAGCATAAAGCAATAGGCACTCGGCTTCATCACACAAAGGATCCGTTTCATCGGCAACCTTAATCAGATCTCTCATACGTTCGGCGAGTGGTGTCCCACCGGGCTCACGGGTACACACGGGCACTTGACCCGTATGCTTCTCGATAAAATCACCAACAAGCGATATCGCGCTAGATTTGCCTGCGCCTTCTAATCCTTCGATAACAATAAATTTGCTGTTGTTTTCTCTGTTCATCGATTTCTCTGATATTTATTTACGGCACGATTGTGCTCGATTAAGGTTCTTGAAAACACATGACTACCATCATTTTTAGACACAAAATACAGATAATTTACATCGGCAGGTTGCGCCGCAGCAATAAGAGATGCCCCGCTAGGTGCCGCTATGGGAGTCGGCGTCAAACCATTGATTCTGTAAGTGTTAAAAGGCGTCTGTTCACGTAACGCTTTACGTGTGATATTGCCCTGATAACTGTCCCCCATGCCATATATCACAGTAGGATCAGTTTGTAGACGCATGCCCTTGTTGAGTCGATTGGCAAACACGGCGGAGATCCATGGGCGCTCACTGGCTTTACCCGTTTCTTTTTCTATAATGGATGCCATGATCAACAATTCATAGGCAGATTTAAGTGGCAGGTCTTCCGCTCGTTGAGCCCAAGCTTTCTTTAGCTCTTGCTGCATTTTATTGTAACTCTGCAGCACGATTGAATGGATGTTATCACCAGCGACATAATGATAGGTATCAGGGTAAAACTTACCTTCAGGTAATCCTGAGTCATCACCGTTGTCACTCAAGACCTGAGTAAAAACACCTTCATCATATTCGCTGTGGGGTAAAGCTTGGAGTATTTGGGTCCACTCCTTGATATTTTGCCCTTCAATTAAGGTCACGCTAAAGACCTTTTCTTCACCTTTGACTAATTTGGTGAGTAACTCATCCACAGATTCACCTGGGTGCAGCTCATAAAATCCGGAGCGGATCTTGGCCAATTCAGGTTTTAACTTAACCAGAGCCTTTAATTTCCAGCCTTCGCTAATGATCTGTCTTTGCTCTAATGTTGAAACTAAGTATGAGAAAGAGGTGCCCCTTTTCAACACTAGCTCCTGTGGTTCTGTCATATTTAAGGGCGAAAGACTAAAATCCATAACCGTTTTATAGCCCCAAATACCCAGCCCTCCAGCAAGAGTGAGTAAGGCAAAGCAGCTAGCTGTTAGTGTAATTATTACTTTTTTCATAATGTAAGGTGTAGAGCCCGTCTTATCTCGTGAGTGAAATCGGCATGAGTAAAGTGAATATCATCGACATTATTGATATCCAGTATACCGACTAAGCTATTGGTCATAAATACATGTTGGTAACGGCACAAATGTGAATAGGCGATAGGACGAGCTTCAACATCATACCCAGCCTCGATCAGCGCATAGATGACTTGCTCTCGCATCACTCCGGCCACACCAGAGTGCGATATTGAAGGAGTGACAACATGCTTATCCGCGACAAAAAATAAATTCGCCATGGAAGACTCGACAATATTATCCAGACCATCGATCACTAACCAATCTTCATAGCCAACTAGCAAAGTTTCCGATTTAATCAACACCTGCTCGAGACGATTGAGATGTTTTATCCCTGCGAGTCTCGGTTGCTGAGACAGCTTGATCGGTGAACATGTGAGGGATATGCCGGTTTGTTGCCAAATTGAATAGTGACTAGGAATAGCATGAAGCGAAATAACCTCAGTTATCACACAGGTCTCGGGTGCGGCGTAACCTCGCCCTCCAGTGCCGCGACTCAACAACAGCTTTAAACAGCCTGTTACTTCAGTCTTAGCCAAGTGTTTAAGCTGTGTTACTAGGTTCAGGGAAGGAGACCAAGAAAACCCCAGACGTTTCGCTCCTTGCGTTAACCTTTCGAGGTGCGCCGATAAGAAAGCAATCTTGCCTTGTACTATTCGCATCGTCGCGAAAAGTCCGTCACCATAAGCTAAGCCGCGATCTAAGGGGGCTATGTGACCATAAAACTCGCCATTGACCCAAACTTTAGCTGGTCGTTCAGTCATATGTTTGCCATCTATTAACCATCCACACCTATGCTTGCCTTACCATTACAGCGCCGTGTTTACTTAGCTTGACTAATTACGCTTACCGTTAGACCGCTAAGATCAATAAAAGGCGCAGTATGATCCTAGAATACAGGAAAATGGTCGCCAAGTTTAACGTCAACACTGACTCCACTGGCGTTTATATGTTTAAACTTACCAGGAATAAATAAGATGCAGGGTCAGTCTTAAAACGAGCTATTTGTCTAAAAGGTGTTGAATTCTAGTCTTCAAAATATCGGTCGCGATACGGTTCTTACCGCCACGAGGCACGATAATGTCGGCATGTTGTTTAGACGGCTCGATAAACTGCAGAAACATAGGACGAACAGTCTCTGTATATTGAGACATCACAGACTCCATGGTGCGACCACGCTCGGCAACGTCACGCTTCAAACGACGCATAAAACAGATGTCCAGTGGTGTATCCATAAACACACTGGCATCCATCAAGTCGCGTAAATTAGGGTCGGTAAGCAATAAGATCCCTTCTAAGATGATCACCTTTTTCGGTGTCATTTTAAGCGTCTCATCCATACGCGTATGCTCGCTGTAGCTGTACATAGGGATCTCAACCGCTTCACCGGACTTCAATGCTTTGAGATGACGACACAAGTGCTCGTGATCTAACGCCTTGGGATGATCGTAATTAGTCAGTACCCGCTCATCCATAGATAAGTGGCTCTGATCGTTATAATAAGCATCTTCGGCGATGACTCCGATTTGATCTGTGCCTAGATCTCGACACAGCTCCTCATAGATAGTTTTTGCAATTAAACTTTTACCCGAGGCCGAGGCCCCTGCGATACCTATGATGACACACTGAGAATTCATGCTAAAACCTTATTCGTCTTCTGAAATACTGATTGATACACTAGATGTAACTTTGGTGAGCGCCAATTGTGCACCGACTTTACGAGCAACCTCACGATAGATAGCCGAAACATCACTATCGGGATCGGCAACGACCGTTGGCACGCCTTTATCTACATCTTCACGTATGTTGAGCTTAAGTGGTAACTCACCTAATAAGGGGACATGGTAACGCTCGGCCATCTTGCTGCCGCCATGACTGCCAAATGGATGTTCCTTGTGACCACACTCACTGCAAACATGAAAACTCATGTTCTCGACAATACCCAGTACAGGAATATTGACCTTCTGGAACATGTTGATGCCTTTTTTTGCATCGGCTAAGGCAATATCCTGGGGAGTCGTAACGATAACGGCACCAGTAACGGGTACCTTCTGCGACAGCGTGAGCTGGATATCGCCCGTTCCCGGCGGCATATCGATAATTAAGTAATCGAGTTCAGGCCACTGTGTCTCATTGAGAAGCTGAGCGAGTGCGCCAGCCGCCATTGGACCACGCCATACAGCGGCCTCTTCTTGGCCAAGCATAAATCCAATCGATTGCGCCACAATGCCATGAGCCTCTGCAGCCGTCATCATCTTACCGTCGGGAGACACAGGTTTAAAATCGCTAACGCCCAACATCAAAGGAATAGAAGGCCCATAAATATCGGCATCTAAAATGCCCACCTTGGCACCTTCAGCGGCTAGTGCTAAAGCTAAGTTAACTGAGGTCGTCGATTTACCCACACCACCTTTACCTGATGCTACCGCAATCACTTGCTTCACATTCGCAAGTGGTTCAACGGCACCGATAGCGGAGATAGCAGCCGGCTGGAAATCGATTTCACACTCGACTTCATCGATAGCATCTAACACGGCTAACTTCTTGGTTATGGCCATCACAGTATCGCGATATTGAGTCATACATGGGTAAGGGTATACAAGGCCGAGAAGCAGTCGCTTACCCTCTATGTCGAGTTTGTTAACACACCCGGCACTGACTAAACCTTGTGCTAAATATGGATCTTGATAAGCGTCTAAGATGGCCAAAACAGGCCCGAGAAGATCGTCACTGAGACGATACTGCTGAGAAGCTGAAGACAAAAGTGCTACCCCCTATAAATAATTTGCCCAAGTGTACCAGAATCAGGGTAAATATTCGTGTAGATTTAACCCACTTAAATCACCTTTTAATGAAACTCTCAGAAGGATCGGTTAGTATCTATGCCATTCTTTATGGGCCCTTAACTGATTTTGAGACAAGATGGCAAATTCACAACGTAAAATCCTAGTCACCAGTGCACTTCCTTACGCTAATGGACCTATTCATTTGGGCCATATGCTCGAATATATCCAGACTGATATCTGGTCACGATTCCAAAAGCTTCGTGGCCACGAGTGTCACTATATCTGTGCAGATGATGCCCATGGCACGCCGATCATGCTCAAGGCTCAACAGCTAGGCATAGAGCCAGAAGAGATGATTGCTCAAGTAAATAAAGAGCATCAACAGGATTTTGCTGACTTCAATATTCAGTTCGACAATTTCCACAGCACCCACAGCGTTGAAAACCGTGAATTAGCCAGTGAGATATACCTCAAATTGCGCGACTCAGGTTACATTAAAACGCGCACTATCTCTCAGTTGTTCGATCCTGAAAAGTCTATGTTCTTACCCGATCGTTTCGTAAAAGGCACTTGCCCTAAGTGTAAGAGCGAAGATCAGTACGGTGATAACTGCGACAACTGTGGCGCAACCTACAGTCCGACGGACATGATTAACCCCAAGTCTGCCGTTTCAGGTGCTACGCCAATCATGAAAGACTCCGAGCACTTCTTCTTCGACCTGCCCGCTTTTGAAGGCATGCTCAAAGAATGGACCCGCTCAGGCGCCTTGCAAGAAGAAATTGCTAACAAGCTAAATGAATGGTTCGAACAAGGCCTGCAACAGTGGGATATCAGCCGTGATGCGCCTTATTTTGGTTTCGAAATTCCAGATGCGCCGGGTAAATATTTTTACGTCTGGCTAGATGCACCTATCGGTTACATGGGCTCATTTAAAAACCTGTGTGATAGACGTGAAGACTTAAACTTCGATGACTTCTGGGCAAAAGACTCAACCGCCGAGGTTTACCACTTCATAGGCAAAGATATAGTCAACTTCCACAGTTTATTCTGGCCAGCCATGTTAGAAGGTGCGGGATACCGTAAGCCGAACAATGTCTTTGCTCATGGTTATGTGACGGTCAATGGCGCTAAGATGTCAAAGTCTAAAGGCACCTTCATCAAGGCTCGTACTTATCTCGATAACTTAGATCCTGAGTATCTACGTTACTATTATGCCGCTAAACTGAGCAACCGCATCGACGATCTCGATCTTAACCTCGAAGATTTCGCTCAGCGTGTCAACTCAGATCTAGTGGGTAAACTCGTCAACTTAGCATCACGTACCGCAGGTTTTATCAGTAAACGCTTCGATGGAAAACTGGCTAAGGTTGCCGACACGAGTCTGGAGCAAGCCTTCTTAGGTAAGCAAGACACTATTGCTGAGCTCTACGAGGGTCGTGAATTCGGTAAGGCCATGCGTGAGATCATGGCACTGGCCGATATGGCTAATGCTTATGTCGCTGAAGCGGCACCTTGGCAGCTGATCAAGCAAGAAGATAAGCAAGAGGAAGCCCATCAGGTTTGCTCTAACGCACTTAACTTGTTCCGTATCCTTGTGACTTACCTCAAGCCTGTACTGCCCAAATTAGCAGACGATGTTGAGGCCTTCCTGCAGTTCCCTATTACTTGGGATAACTTGAATGCCGATCTTGCAGGACACGAGATAGCCAAATTTAAAGCCCTGATGCAAAGGGTTGATATGAAAAGTATCGAAGCTATCATAGAAGCGTCTAAAGATAATTTGCTTGCTACGACCGATGCGCCGAAGAAATCCGATAGTGTAGCAACAGCAAGTAAAGCGGAGTCTAATGCTGCACTAGCGAGTGGCAACCACTTAGAAAGCGATCCAATCTCGGAAGAGATAAGCTTCGAAGATTTTGCCAAAATCGACCTGCGTATCGCTCGTATCGCAAAAGCTGAGCATGTCCCCGAAGCGAATAAGCTACTTAAACTTCAGCTGGATTTAGGCGGCGAGACTAAACAAGTATTTGCCGGAATAAAGTCAGCCTATTCTCCTGAAGAGTTGGAAGGCAAACTAACCGTGGTGGTGGCCAATCTGGCACCACGTAAGATGCGTTTTGGCATGTCAGAAGGCATGGTACTGGCAGCAGGCCCTGGTGGTAAAGATCTGTGGATCTTAGAGCCACATGAAGGTGCCCAGCCAGGTATGCGGGTTAAGTAAACTTAACGCCATGTCCAAAAAAGGCCGCACTCAGTGCGGCCTTTTTGTTTTATCTGTCTTGTCCTGGAATGAACTTCTACCAGTAGGGCTTACTCTATCGGCAGTTTACTATCACTGCCCCACTCAGCCCAAGATCCGTCATAAAGGACATTGCGCTGATAACCCGCCTCTACCGACGCCAAAATCAAGATACAGGCGGTGATACCTGAGCCACAGCTGAAAATGCGCTGAATGTCTTGCTCATTTGCAAGCCCAGTAAAAACCCGTTGCAGTTCCTCAGTGCTTTTTAGGCAATGACCATCTAAGACTTGAGAAAAAGGCAAATTGACCGAGTTTGGTATATGGCCGCTACGTACGCCTTCTCTTGGCT is a genomic window of Shewanella psychrophila containing:
- the metG gene encoding methionine--tRNA ligase, which codes for MANSQRKILVTSALPYANGPIHLGHMLEYIQTDIWSRFQKLRGHECHYICADDAHGTPIMLKAQQLGIEPEEMIAQVNKEHQQDFADFNIQFDNFHSTHSVENRELASEIYLKLRDSGYIKTRTISQLFDPEKSMFLPDRFVKGTCPKCKSEDQYGDNCDNCGATYSPTDMINPKSAVSGATPIMKDSEHFFFDLPAFEGMLKEWTRSGALQEEIANKLNEWFEQGLQQWDISRDAPYFGFEIPDAPGKYFYVWLDAPIGYMGSFKNLCDRREDLNFDDFWAKDSTAEVYHFIGKDIVNFHSLFWPAMLEGAGYRKPNNVFAHGYVTVNGAKMSKSKGTFIKARTYLDNLDPEYLRYYYAAKLSNRIDDLDLNLEDFAQRVNSDLVGKLVNLASRTAGFISKRFDGKLAKVADTSLEQAFLGKQDTIAELYEGREFGKAMREIMALADMANAYVAEAAPWQLIKQEDKQEEAHQVCSNALNLFRILVTYLKPVLPKLADDVEAFLQFPITWDNLNADLAGHEIAKFKALMQRVDMKSIEAIIEASKDNLLATTDAPKKSDSVATASKAESNAALASGNHLESDPISEEISFEDFAKIDLRIARIAKAEHVPEANKLLKLQLDLGGETKQVFAGIKSAYSPEELEGKLTVVVANLAPRKMRFGMSEGMVLAAGPGGKDLWILEPHEGAQPGMRVK